Below is a window of Desertifilum tharense IPPAS B-1220 DNA.
GCAAACTGAGCTATCGTTTAATTCAGAAAACCTTGGGAATTCGCCGCGCCGAAATGACCTCTTACTACACCACGCGATTCAAAATGTGGCTAAAGGAACAAAAAGGCAATTGGGTTCCTCAAAGCTTATTAGAATCTAATTGGAGTCAATCTTCTCTCGCAGAAGTCCCGGAAGATTAAGGAAAAAGCAAGTACAAAATGCTACAGTATAAAACAGAAAAGCTCAGTCAAAAATGACTAAGATTAATCTGTAAATGGTGTGAAATAGCCGCTTGGGAGACAAGAGTAAGCAATTTATGATAACAGTCAATAAAAGCGAACAGCAACCTGTTTTTGAAACCAACGATTCCGATATTGTCGTTTCTGTAAAAGATGTTTCTAAGAAATTTTGCCGCGACTTAAAGCGCTCCTTATTCTACGGGTTGCAGGATATTGTAACAGAAATTTCTGGGGGAGATCGTCAGAGCGATCGCTTACGCAAAAGAGAATTTTGGGCGCTCAGAGATGTCAACTTTCAATTGCGTAGAGGCGAAGCTTTAGGGCTAGTGGGTTCCAACGGGGCGGGTAAAAGTACCCTGCTGAGAATTATTAGCGGCTTAATTCACCCCGACACCGGAATCATCCAAGTTAAAGGCAGAGTGGCTCCCTTAATTGCCCTCGGTGCTGGCTTTAATCCCATTCTCACCGGGCGGGAAAATATCTATGCCAATATGTCTATTTTAGGCTTGCCGACTAGCGAAATTAAACGTCGCTTTGATGATGTCGTCGAATTTGCTGAAATCGCCGATGCGCTCGATGCACCCGTACAAACCTACAGTTCCGGGATGGCAGCCCGTTTAGGCTTTGCCTGTGCCATTCATATCGATCCCGACGTGCTTTTAATTGACGAAGTTTTAGCCGTAGGCGACATTCGTTTTAAGATGAAATGTCACCATCGACTCGCCAAATTACGCGAGCAAGGAACCGCATTTGTCCTGGTTTCCCATAACCCCCATAGCTTGCTCAATGTTTGTAATACATCCATCTATTTGAAAAAAGGACAACTCATTACTTCCGGCGAAACCGAAGCCGTCATGCGCCAGTACGAAGAAGACTTATGCATGAGCGGTACAGAAGCCGCAATTGGGCCTTTATTTTTACCAGAAAAGCCGAAAAGCGAAAGTTTAGGTTTAGATATTCGCGCCATTTATTTCAAAGACGCCGCCGGAAATATCCTCGATACTCCCTATACGGGAGAGCATACCTATTGGTGCGTGGAATGCGACGTACATGACTATATTGAAGACGCCAACTTAGGCATTTCTGCCACCGCATTATCAGGCGAAAATAATCGCGTCTTTTATTTAACTTCAACAAGCGATCAAGTTCCTTTAAATCTAGCTCCCGGAAAAGTTGAACTTCAACTTGAAATGCCGAGCTTAGGCTTAATTCCAGGGGTTTATACCTCCCATGTTTACGTTCGTAGCGGCGTGCGTTCCTACGATATTGTCAAAACCTTCCGTTTCACCGTCAAATCCGAACGACTGGTTAGTAATTGTCTCTATTACCAAGCTCGGAATTGGAATGTTGTTCAAAAATCTCGATAGAGAATCTTAACATTATGAATAATCCTCGATTGAGTATTATTATTCCCACCTACAACCGCCCTCATTTACTTCCCCGTGCTGTTAAAAGTGCCTTAGAGCAAACCATAGAAGAGATTGAAGTGATTGTCGTTGATGATGGGTCTAAAACTCCACCTCAACTTGAAGAACATCCCAAACTCAAAGTGATTCGCTTTGAGCAAAATCAAGGAAATGCAGTAGTTCGCAATGCGGGTGCAAAAGCAGCCAAAGGACAGTGGATTTCCTACCTAGATGATGACGATCGATTATTACCTACATTTGCCGAAACATCCCTGAATGCACTAGAAAAAACGCATCTTCCCAAGCCGGTTGCTGCTATTTCTGCTCTTGCTGTCGTCAACAACCAAGGAGAAGTCCTTCAAACTCGCGTTCCTCCCACTTTACCGCGCGGTTCCTATTTCTTTTTAGAAGAAATTGAACCTCAATATTCTTTTCTTTCTAAACAAACTCTTTTCATCGAACGAGAGCTTTTTTTAAGCATTGGCGGTTTTGATGAATCGTTTCGTTCCCGCGTCTATACCGAGTTATATTTGCGCCTCAATCCTATTTGCTCGTTATTAGGAATTCCAGAGGTTACGTATCACCTAACAGCCCATGAAGGACCTCGCGTTTCGCGGAACCCGGCATTTCGGCAAACCAGTTTTGAACAACTGATTGCTAAACATCAAAATATCTTTGAATCTCATCCTAAAGGATTTGCTAATTTTCTCTATTCTCACGCTCAAATCTCCTCTGAACAGGGGCAATTATTCGCTGCTGCCAAGCATCTAATCTGGGCAATGAGTGTTGAACCTCGTCACATTTTAGGAACCCTAACTTGGCCCTATCGAGAAAAGCTAAAAGCGCAACAACTCATCTCTCATTCTTGAATTTGATTAGATTCGTTGATTTTTGTGGGTGCAGTCTGCGCGTCAGGCATAACTTACAATGAATTCTTGGAGCGTTTAATCGATTTTAATAAGGCTATTGATGCGACCCAGCATTCTCTCGAAGGGTGTTGGGTTTCACTTCGTTCTACCCAACCTACCAGGGTTCTTCTAGTTGGTGTAGAGTTGCCCTCTTCAATTCAGCAGATTCATCCTAGTTTTTTGTTCCGTCTTAAGAGTGAAGTAAATTTCCGAAAAAAACTAAAGATTGTAGAGGTTGGGTAGGTATCTTACCCGCTTTTTTTTTGCATGGGTCTAACGATCCTTTTTGCCAAAAATATGACACACCTCTTCCTCACCATCATCATTCCCACGTATAATCGCCCTCACTTATTACCCCGTGCAGTAGAAAGTGCTTTGGGGCAAACCTTGGATGAAATTGAAGTTATTGTCGTTGATGATGCTTCTACTGAACCCGTCCAACTTCCCGAACATCCCAAACTCCGCGTTATTCGTCTAGAGAAAAATCAAGGAATTTCCGCAGTCCGCAATATTGGGGCGAAAGCTGCCCGCAGCCAGTGGATAACCTTTCTCGATGATGATGATATTTTGCTTCCCCATCATGGGGAAGTGGCGCTAAAAGCCTTACGAGAAACGACTCTACCGCCTCCTGTCGCCGCCCTTAGCGGGATGGAAGTGGTTACGCCAACAGGTCAGGTTTTGCAAACTCGCATTCCACCCACCTTGAAGCGAGGTGCCTATTTCCATCTAGAAGATATCCCATCAGACCAGTCTTTTCTATCCAAGCAGACTTTAGTGGTGGAACGAGAACTGCTTCTGGGTTTGGGCGGTTATGATGAGGCCTTCAGTTCTCGCGAACATACCGAACTGTTTTTAAGACTGAACCCCGTTTGTTCGCTACTGGGTATCCCTGCGGTGACTTATCGCCAAACCGCCCACCAAGGGGCGCGTCTTTCCCAGGCGGATAAGTTGCGACAAATCGATTTTGCCCGCCTGTTACGCAAGCACAAGACCGTTTTTCAAGCCCATCCTCAAGGGTTTGCCAATTTTCTCTATAGCCATGCGGAAAAATCCTACAGCCAAGGTCAACCCCTAGCGGCCTTCAAAGCCTTATT
It encodes the following:
- a CDS encoding ABC transporter ATP-binding protein, with amino-acid sequence MITVNKSEQQPVFETNDSDIVVSVKDVSKKFCRDLKRSLFYGLQDIVTEISGGDRQSDRLRKREFWALRDVNFQLRRGEALGLVGSNGAGKSTLLRIISGLIHPDTGIIQVKGRVAPLIALGAGFNPILTGRENIYANMSILGLPTSEIKRRFDDVVEFAEIADALDAPVQTYSSGMAARLGFACAIHIDPDVLLIDEVLAVGDIRFKMKCHHRLAKLREQGTAFVLVSHNPHSLLNVCNTSIYLKKGQLITSGETEAVMRQYEEDLCMSGTEAAIGPLFLPEKPKSESLGLDIRAIYFKDAAGNILDTPYTGEHTYWCVECDVHDYIEDANLGISATALSGENNRVFYLTSTSDQVPLNLAPGKVELQLEMPSLGLIPGVYTSHVYVRSGVRSYDIVKTFRFTVKSERLVSNCLYYQARNWNVVQKSR
- a CDS encoding glycosyltransferase family 2 protein, which translates into the protein MNNPRLSIIIPTYNRPHLLPRAVKSALEQTIEEIEVIVVDDGSKTPPQLEEHPKLKVIRFEQNQGNAVVRNAGAKAAKGQWISYLDDDDRLLPTFAETSLNALEKTHLPKPVAAISALAVVNNQGEVLQTRVPPTLPRGSYFFLEEIEPQYSFLSKQTLFIERELFLSIGGFDESFRSRVYTELYLRLNPICSLLGIPEVTYHLTAHEGPRVSRNPAFRQTSFEQLIAKHQNIFESHPKGFANFLYSHAQISSEQGQLFAAAKHLIWAMSVEPRHILGTLTWPYREKLKAQQLISHS
- a CDS encoding glycosyltransferase, which produces MTHLFLTIIIPTYNRPHLLPRAVESALGQTLDEIEVIVVDDASTEPVQLPEHPKLRVIRLEKNQGISAVRNIGAKAARSQWITFLDDDDILLPHHGEVALKALRETTLPPPVAALSGMEVVTPTGQVLQTRIPPTLKRGAYFHLEDIPSDQSFLSKQTLVVERELLLGLGGYDEAFSSREHTELFLRLNPVCSLLGIPAVTYRQTAHQGARLSQADKLRQIDFARLLRKHKTVFQAHPQGFANFLYSHAEKSYSQGQPLAAFKALLWAIRLKPRHILGTLTWPYRNQLNQQFGKKSSVVLEQSPKIDN